A region of Lepeophtheirus salmonis chromosome 13, UVic_Lsal_1.4, whole genome shotgun sequence DNA encodes the following proteins:
- the LOC121128312 gene encoding heat shock protein Hsp-16.1/Hsp-16.11, whose protein sequence is MSRVPMTLRDVFWQDPFFESTWSDFDKIRENMMKESNDFWKEVPEMNTLQAIPPKRNWMLSRQLSKDGNAPESIEKVFQKAATAPRDDSTIHVLDDDKKFEISLDTHLYRPEELKVHVDENRFLCVEGKHEVKEDGRFISTQFSRKYTLPKDCIVEEVGSNLSSDGILMITAPKKQQAIEKK, encoded by the coding sequence ATGTCTCGAGTTCCTATGACATTAAGGGATGTCTTTTGGCAAGACCCCTTCTTTGAATCCACATGGTCCGACTTTGACAAAATCCGTGAAAACATGATGAAGGAGTCCAATGACTTTTGGAAGGAAGTACCCGAAATGAATACCTTGCAAGCAATTCCTCCTAAACGGAACTGGATGCTCTCTCGTCAATTAAGCAAGGATGGAAATGCCCCAGAATCAATTGAGAAAGTATTTCAGAAAGCTGCAACTGCTCCCCGGGATGACTCTACTATTCACGTTCTTGATGATGATAAGAAGTTTGAAATCTCCCTGGATACTCATCTCTATCGTCCTGAGGAGCTAAAGGTCCATGTGGATGAGAATAGATTCCTGTGTGTGGAAGGGAAGCATGAAGTGAAGGAAGATGGAAGATTTATCTCTACTCAGTTTTCGAGAAAGTATACCTTACCTAAGGATTGTATCGTTGAGGAAGTAGGTTCAAATCTCTCCTCTGATGGTATCCTCATGATCACTGCTCCCAAAAAGCAACAGGCCATTGAGAAAAAATAG